The Mesorhizobium sp. M1D.F.Ca.ET.043.01.1.1 genome contains a region encoding:
- a CDS encoding RNA-binding protein, which produces MNDRTCIVTRRQADADELIRFVVGPDSAVVPDIKRNLPGRGCWVTADRLHIDKAAAKNLFARAFKAQVDVPADLGGMVDGLLSRSALGMLGLARKAGAVVLGAAKVEAAVRDGQALLVLHATEASDDGVRKISQARRATVHLGGPAILAYKLFPEAELSLALGGTNVIHAAVLAQDAGKAVEKRMVALDRYRGGTPDDLAMLAAVADEDDAAEDME; this is translated from the coding sequence ATGAACGATCGCACCTGCATCGTTACGCGCAGGCAGGCCGACGCGGATGAGCTGATCCGTTTCGTCGTCGGCCCGGATTCGGCCGTCGTTCCAGACATCAAGAGGAATCTGCCCGGCCGCGGTTGCTGGGTCACCGCCGATCGCCTACATATCGACAAGGCTGCGGCGAAGAATCTGTTTGCCCGGGCCTTCAAGGCGCAGGTCGATGTTCCCGCCGATCTCGGCGGCATGGTCGACGGGCTGCTTTCCAGATCCGCTCTGGGTATGTTGGGTCTTGCTCGCAAGGCCGGAGCGGTCGTTCTCGGCGCCGCAAAGGTGGAGGCCGCCGTGCGCGACGGGCAGGCGCTCCTCGTGCTGCACGCGACCGAGGCCTCGGACGACGGTGTGCGCAAGATCAGTCAGGCGCGGCGGGCAACCGTCCATCTCGGCGGCCCCGCCATCCTTGCCTACAAACTTTTCCCCGAGGCCGAGTTGAGCTTGGCATTGGGGGGTACAAATGTGATACATGCTGCCGTCCTCGCGCAGGACGCGGGAAAGGCGGTTGAGAAGCGCATGGTCGCGCTCGACCGGTATCGGGGCGGAACCCCGGACGATTTGGCAATGCTTGCGGCCGTTGCCGACGAAGATGATGCCGCAGAGGATATGGAATGA
- the nusA gene encoding transcription termination factor NusA, with protein sequence MVVSANRLELLQIADAVAREKSIDKSIVIAAMADAIQKAARSRYGQETNIRADINPNTGEMKLQRLMEVVEKVEDYATQIALSTARERNPDAQLGDFIAEQLPPMDFGRIAAQSAKQVIVQKVREAERDRQYDEYKDRIGEIVNGTVKRVEYGNVIVDLGRGEAIIRRDELIPRENYKYGDRVRAYVYDVRREQRGPQIFLSRTHPQFMAKLFTMEVPEIYDGIIEIKSVARDPGSRAKIAVISRDSSIDPVGACVGMRGSRVQAVVGELQGEKIDIIPWSPSAASFIVNALQPAEVAKVVLDEDAERIEVVVPDDQLSLAIGRRGQNVRLASQLTGWDIDILTEQEESERRQKEFVERSALFMEALDVDEMVGQVLASEGFTSVEEVAYVDSGEISSIDGFDEDTASEIQSRAREYLEKIEAEHDEKRKALGVEDELREIPGITTAMMVTLGEDGVKTIEDFAGYAVDDLIGWKERKDGETKVFPGVLADHGVSRAEAEEMVLAARKKAGWISEEESAAEEEAAAGETVGA encoded by the coding sequence ATGGTTGTAAGCGCCAACAGGCTCGAACTGCTGCAGATCGCCGATGCGGTCGCGCGTGAAAAGTCGATCGACAAGTCGATCGTCATCGCCGCCATGGCCGATGCGATCCAGAAGGCGGCGCGTTCGCGTTACGGTCAGGAAACCAATATCCGCGCCGACATCAATCCCAACACGGGAGAGATGAAGCTGCAGCGGCTGATGGAAGTGGTTGAGAAGGTCGAGGATTACGCCACGCAGATCGCTCTTTCGACCGCGCGCGAGCGCAACCCCGACGCCCAGCTTGGCGACTTCATCGCCGAACAGCTGCCGCCGATGGATTTCGGCCGCATCGCCGCCCAGTCGGCCAAGCAGGTCATCGTCCAGAAGGTGCGCGAGGCCGAGCGCGATCGTCAGTATGACGAGTACAAGGACCGCATCGGCGAGATCGTCAACGGCACCGTCAAGCGCGTCGAATACGGCAACGTCATCGTCGACCTGGGCCGCGGCGAGGCGATCATCCGCCGCGACGAGCTCATCCCGCGCGAGAACTACAAATATGGCGACCGCGTCCGCGCCTATGTCTATGACGTGCGCCGCGAGCAGCGCGGCCCGCAGATCTTCCTGTCGCGCACACATCCGCAGTTCATGGCCAAGCTCTTCACCATGGAAGTGCCGGAGATCTACGACGGCATCATCGAGATCAAGTCGGTCGCCCGCGACCCGGGCTCGCGTGCCAAGATCGCCGTCATCTCGCGCGATTCTTCCATCGATCCGGTCGGTGCCTGCGTCGGCATGCGCGGCAGCCGCGTCCAGGCGGTCGTCGGCGAGCTGCAGGGCGAGAAGATCGACATCATTCCGTGGTCGCCTTCGGCCGCCTCCTTCATCGTCAACGCGCTGCAGCCGGCCGAGGTCGCCAAGGTGGTGCTCGACGAGGATGCCGAGCGCATCGAGGTGGTGGTGCCGGACGACCAGCTGTCGCTGGCCATCGGCCGCCGCGGCCAGAATGTTCGCCTCGCCTCGCAGCTCACCGGCTGGGACATCGACATCCTGACCGAGCAGGAGGAGAGCGAGCGTCGCCAGAAGGAATTCGTCGAACGTTCGGCGCTGTTCATGGAAGCCCTCGACGTCGACGAGATGGTCGGCCAGGTGCTTGCCTCCGAAGGCTTCACCAGCGTCGAGGAAGTCGCCTATGTCGACTCGGGCGAAATCTCCTCGATCGACGGTTTCGACGAGGACACCGCGTCCGAAATCCAGTCGCGCGCCCGCGAATATCTCGAGAAGATCGAGGCTGAGCACGACGAGAAGCGCAAGGCGCTCGGCGTCGAGGACGAATTGCGCGAGATCCCCGGCATCACCACGGCCATGATGGTGACGCTTGGCGAGGACGGCGTGAAGACGATCGAGGATTTCGCCGGCTATGCCGTCGACGATCTGATCGGCTGGAAGGAACGCAAGGACGGCGAGACCAAGGTATTTCCGGGCGTGCTCGCCGATCACGGCGTTTCGCGCGCCGAAGCCGAAGAGATGGTGCTGGCGGCTCGCAAGAAGGCCGGCTGGATCTCCGAGGAAGAATCGGCCGCTGAGGAAGAAGCGGCTGCCGGCGAAACCGTCGGTGCGTGA
- a CDS encoding tRNA (guanosine(46)-N(7))-methyltransferase TrmB: MDPKDRPSRATEAFFGRRHGKTIRPQQAAALESGLRAYRLDLAAEPPADLGMLFEAKVSAVQLEIGFGGGEHLLHRATEAPATGFIGVEPFVNGMAKMMTALAKAPLANLRVYDDDATRLLDWLPPASLDGIDLLYPDPWPKKKHWKRRFVSPANLDRFARVLKAGGRFRFASDIDSYVNWTLLACRANGSFAWQASEAAGWQTPYEGWPGTRYEAKAIREGRRPAYLTFIRT; encoded by the coding sequence GTGGACCCGAAGGACCGGCCGAGCCGCGCGACCGAAGCATTTTTCGGCCGCCGGCACGGCAAGACCATTCGTCCGCAGCAGGCCGCGGCGCTGGAGAGCGGCCTGCGCGCCTACAGGCTCGACCTGGCGGCGGAGCCACCGGCGGACCTCGGAATGCTATTCGAGGCAAAGGTCTCAGCCGTTCAGCTCGAGATCGGCTTCGGCGGCGGCGAACATCTGTTGCACCGCGCGACGGAAGCGCCGGCGACGGGCTTTATCGGCGTCGAGCCCTTCGTCAACGGCATGGCCAAGATGATGACCGCGCTCGCCAAGGCGCCGCTCGCCAATCTCAGGGTCTATGACGACGACGCCACGCGCCTGCTCGACTGGCTGCCGCCGGCCTCGCTCGACGGCATCGATCTGCTTTATCCCGATCCATGGCCGAAGAAGAAGCACTGGAAGCGGCGCTTCGTAAGCCCTGCCAACCTCGACCGGTTCGCCCGGGTGCTGAAGGCGGGCGGCAGATTCCGCTTCGCCTCCGACATCGACAGCTATGTGAACTGGACGCTGCTCGCTTGCCGCGCCAATGGCAGCTTCGCCTGGCAGGCCAGCGAGGCCGCCGGCTGGCAAACGCCCTATGAGGGCTGGCCCGGCACGCGCTATGAGGCAAAGGCGATCCGCGAGGGACGGCGGCCGGCTTATCTGACCTTTATCCGGACGTAG
- a CDS encoding helix-turn-helix transcriptional regulator — MTEENKKKPNPIDIHVGSRIRLRRNMLGMSQEKLGENLGITFQQIQKYEKGTNRVGASRLQAIASILSVPVAFFFEDAPGQEAGAGNRGFAEDASMAFAIEFCGSPEGLQLNRAFVKIPDVKVRRRIIDLVKSLSPDDAE; from the coding sequence ATGACAGAAGAGAACAAGAAGAAGCCGAATCCGATCGACATCCATGTCGGGAGTCGTATTCGGCTGCGTCGCAATATGCTTGGAATGAGCCAGGAAAAGCTGGGTGAAAATCTCGGCATCACGTTTCAACAGATCCAGAAATACGAAAAGGGGACGAACCGGGTGGGGGCCAGCCGTCTGCAGGCCATCGCATCCATTCTGAGTGTTCCGGTCGCCTTCTTCTTCGAGGACGCCCCGGGTCAGGAGGCCGGGGCCGGCAATCGGGGATTCGCCGAGGATGCCTCGATGGCGTTCGCCATCGAATTCTGCGGCAGCCCGGAAGGGCTTCAGCTCAATCGTGCCTTCGTCAAGATTCCTGACGTCAAGGTGCGGCGCCGGATCATCGATCTTGTGAAGTCCCTTTCGCCGGACGACGCCGAGTGA
- the metK gene encoding methionine adenosyltransferase: MTRQNYLFTSESVSEGHPDKVCDRISDEIVDLVYREARKTGMDPWKVRVACETLATTNRVVIAGEVRVPETLLKKDKAGSILKDAAGHPVVNPAKFKSVARKAIREIGYEQAGFHWKTAKIEVLLHGQSPDIGQGVDNAADRQGEEGAGDQGIMFGYACRETPDLMPAPIYYSHKILELLAAARHEGNGDAGRLGPDAKSQVTVRYADGKAAEVTQIVLSTQHLDSSWDSKKVRKVVEPYIREALGDLKVAEDCNWYINPTGKFVIGGPDGDAGLTGRKIIVDTYGGAAPHGGGAFSGKDTTKVDRSAAYAARYLAKNVVAAKLADRCTIQLSYAIGVAQPLSVYVDLHGTGRVDEARLEGALRQVMDLSPSGIRRHLDLNKPIYAKTSSYGHFGRKAGRDGSFSWEKTDLAKALKDAVAA; this comes from the coding sequence GTGACGCGGCAGAACTATCTCTTCACCTCGGAATCCGTCTCCGAGGGCCATCCCGACAAAGTCTGTGACCGTATCTCCGACGAGATCGTCGATCTTGTCTATCGCGAAGCCAGGAAGACGGGCATGGACCCGTGGAAGGTGCGCGTTGCCTGCGAGACGCTGGCCACCACCAACCGCGTCGTCATCGCCGGCGAGGTCAGGGTCCCCGAGACGCTGCTGAAGAAGGACAAGGCCGGCAGCATCCTCAAGGATGCGGCGGGCCACCCGGTCGTCAATCCGGCCAAGTTCAAGTCGGTCGCCCGCAAGGCCATCCGCGAGATCGGCTACGAGCAGGCAGGCTTCCACTGGAAGACGGCCAAGATCGAGGTGCTGCTGCACGGCCAGTCGCCCGACATCGGCCAGGGCGTCGACAATGCTGCCGACCGCCAGGGCGAGGAAGGTGCCGGCGACCAGGGCATCATGTTCGGCTATGCCTGCCGCGAGACGCCCGACTTGATGCCGGCGCCGATCTATTACAGCCACAAGATCCTCGAATTGCTGGCCGCCGCGCGCCATGAAGGCAATGGCGATGCCGGCAGGCTCGGCCCGGATGCCAAGAGCCAGGTCACCGTGCGCTATGCCGACGGCAAGGCTGCGGAAGTGACGCAGATCGTGCTTTCCACCCAGCACCTCGATTCCAGCTGGGATTCCAAGAAGGTGCGCAAGGTCGTCGAGCCGTACATCCGCGAGGCGCTTGGCGATCTCAAGGTCGCCGAGGACTGCAACTGGTATATCAACCCGACCGGCAAGTTCGTGATCGGCGGTCCCGACGGCGACGCCGGCCTTACCGGCCGCAAGATCATCGTCGACACCTATGGCGGCGCGGCCCCCCATGGCGGCGGCGCCTTCTCCGGCAAGGACACCACCAAGGTCGACCGCTCGGCCGCCTATGCGGCGCGTTATCTCGCCAAGAACGTTGTCGCGGCCAAGCTCGCCGACCGCTGCACCATCCAACTGTCCTACGCCATCGGCGTCGCCCAGCCGCTGTCGGTCTATGTCGACCTGCACGGCACCGGTAGGGTCGACGAGGCCAGGCTCGAGGGAGCTCTGCGTCAGGTGATGGACCTGTCGCCTTCTGGCATCCGCCGTCATCTCGACCTCAACAAGCCGATCTACGCCAAGACCTCGTCTTATGGCCATTTCGGCCGCAAGGCCGGCCGCGACGGTTCCTTCTCCTGGGAGAAGACGGACCTCGCCAAGGCGCTCAAGGACGCGGTCGCCGCCTGA
- a CDS encoding PhoH family protein yields MAHIVLTFDNNKLASALYGQFDENLARLEQKLGVDIRSRGNQLAIKGTASAAEQARRALDTLYGILQKGAEIGQSDVDGAVRMAIAADDQLTLPTMERKGKVSAAQIATRKRTIYARSLNQDAYMRALERSEMVFGIGPAGTGKTYLAVAHAAMLLERGMVERIVLSRPAVEAGERLGFLPGDMKEKVDPYLRPLYDALYDMMPADKVERAIAAEVIEIAPLAFMRGRTLAHAAVILDEAQNTTPMQMKMFLTRLGENSRMIVTGDPTQIDLPPNTKSGLVEALRILDGVPGIVTVRFNEGDVVRHPLVAEIVKAYDRDGKLARGLGAES; encoded by the coding sequence ATGGCGCACATCGTACTGACCTTCGACAACAACAAGCTTGCCAGCGCCCTTTACGGCCAGTTCGACGAGAACCTGGCCCGGCTCGAGCAGAAGCTCGGTGTCGACATCCGCTCGCGCGGCAACCAGCTTGCGATCAAAGGCACGGCCTCAGCCGCCGAGCAGGCGCGCCGCGCGCTGGATACACTCTACGGCATTCTGCAGAAAGGCGCAGAGATCGGCCAGTCCGACGTCGACGGCGCGGTGCGCATGGCGATCGCCGCCGACGACCAGCTGACGCTGCCGACCATGGAGCGCAAAGGCAAGGTTTCGGCCGCCCAGATCGCGACGCGCAAGCGCACGATCTATGCCCGCTCGCTCAACCAGGACGCCTATATGCGCGCGCTGGAGCGCTCCGAAATGGTCTTCGGCATCGGCCCGGCCGGCACCGGCAAGACCTATCTGGCGGTGGCGCATGCGGCGATGCTGTTGGAGCGCGGCATGGTCGAGCGCATCGTGCTGTCGCGCCCGGCGGTCGAGGCCGGCGAGCGGCTTGGCTTCCTGCCCGGCGACATGAAGGAGAAGGTCGATCCGTATCTGAGGCCCCTTTACGACGCGCTCTACGACATGATGCCGGCCGACAAGGTCGAGCGGGCGATTGCCGCCGAGGTCATCGAGATCGCGCCTTTGGCCTTCATGCGCGGCCGCACGCTGGCGCATGCGGCGGTGATCCTCGATGAGGCGCAGAACACCACGCCGATGCAGATGAAGATGTTCCTCACCCGTCTCGGCGAGAACTCGCGCATGATCGTCACCGGCGATCCGACCCAGATCGACCTGCCGCCCAACACCAAGTCGGGCCTCGTCGAAGCGCTGCGCATCCTTGACGGCGTGCCGGGCATCGTCACGGTCCGCTTCAACGAGGGCGACGTCGTGCGCCATCCGCTGGTCGCCGAGATCGTCAAGGCCTACGACCGCGACGGCAAGCTGGCCAGAGGGCTCGGCGCCGAAAGCTGA
- a CDS encoding hemolysin family protein: MNDKPETAARPDAGSAARPSEKSEEGSSPSIPTGSAAAEPSHAGPSLFDRVLGLFRHRNGTNLREEIADALAETATDAESFSPGERAMLNNILRLREVRVEDVMVPRADIEAVEITTNLGDLLGLFEQSGHSRMPVYSETLDDPRGMVHIRDVLAHITKLARVKKGRANRKAPAPTVLDLTQVDLARTIGDLDLIRPVLFVPPSMLASDLMGRMQTTRTQMALVIDEYGGTDGLASLEDIVEMVVGDIEDEHDDDEPMITQTGDGVFVVDGKAEIDEVAKMIGEDFAAGEHGEYVDTIGGMIFNTLGRVPARGEVVQAIPGFEFHVLDADPRRVKRVRIVQSPKGERQRRRAARTEQA; encoded by the coding sequence ATGAACGACAAACCAGAAACTGCCGCCCGTCCGGACGCCGGCAGTGCGGCCAGACCTTCCGAAAAGTCGGAAGAAGGCTCCAGTCCGAGTATTCCCACCGGCAGCGCAGCCGCTGAGCCTTCGCATGCCGGTCCTTCGCTCTTCGATCGCGTGCTCGGCCTGTTCCGGCACCGCAATGGCACCAACCTGCGCGAGGAGATCGCCGACGCGCTGGCCGAGACGGCCACCGATGCCGAATCCTTCTCGCCCGGCGAACGCGCCATGCTCAACAACATCCTGCGGCTGCGCGAAGTGCGCGTCGAGGACGTCATGGTGCCGCGCGCCGACATCGAAGCCGTCGAGATCACCACCAATCTCGGCGATCTGCTTGGCCTCTTCGAGCAATCGGGCCATTCCCGCATGCCGGTCTATTCCGAAACGCTCGACGACCCGCGTGGCATGGTCCATATCCGCGACGTTCTTGCCCACATCACCAAGCTCGCCCGCGTCAAGAAGGGCCGCGCGAACAGGAAGGCGCCGGCGCCGACCGTTCTCGATCTCACCCAGGTCGACCTCGCGCGCACCATCGGCGATCTCGACCTGATCCGCCCGGTCCTGTTCGTGCCGCCGTCGATGCTTGCCTCCGACCTGATGGGACGCATGCAGACGACGCGCACCCAGATGGCGCTGGTCATCGACGAATATGGCGGCACCGACGGCCTTGCCTCGCTGGAGGACATCGTCGAGATGGTCGTCGGCGACATCGAGGACGAGCACGATGACGACGAGCCGATGATCACCCAGACCGGCGACGGCGTGTTCGTCGTCGACGGCAAGGCCGAAATCGACGAGGTCGCCAAGATGATCGGCGAGGATTTCGCCGCCGGCGAGCATGGCGAATATGTCGACACGATCGGCGGCATGATCTTCAACACGCTTGGCCGCGTCCCGGCCAGGGGCGAGGTGGTGCAAGCCATACCGGGCTTCGAGTTCCATGTGCTCGACGCCGATCCGCGCCGCGTCAAGCGGGTGCGCATCGTGCAGAGCCCGAAGGGCGAACGGCAGCGCCGCCGCGCGGCGCGCACCGAGCAAGCCTGA
- the rimP gene encoding ribosome maturation factor RimP, with the protein MTAAANEADDRIIRESGIDARIALIVQPVLKAIGFRLVRVHLTGQNGLTLQIMAERDDGTMTVEDCEEVSRAVSPALDVEDPIEKAYHLEVSSPGIDRPLVRKSDFTTWTGHLVKMETSVLIGDRKRFKGKIAEADADGILLERDKAAYGEEPTVRVPYDAIAEARLVLTDDLIREALSKDNRARKEAKKRRGEAEDAAAGEGNETEQES; encoded by the coding sequence ATGACCGCAGCGGCAAACGAAGCCGACGACCGCATCATCCGCGAGAGCGGCATCGATGCGCGCATTGCGCTGATCGTGCAGCCGGTGCTCAAGGCCATCGGTTTCCGCCTCGTGCGGGTGCATCTGACCGGACAGAACGGGCTGACGCTGCAGATCATGGCCGAGCGCGACGACGGCACCATGACTGTCGAGGACTGCGAGGAGGTCAGCCGCGCCGTGTCGCCGGCGCTCGATGTCGAAGATCCGATCGAAAAGGCGTATCATCTCGAAGTGTCGTCGCCGGGCATCGACCGGCCGCTGGTGCGCAAGTCGGATTTCACCACCTGGACCGGCCATCTGGTCAAGATGGAGACCTCGGTCCTCATCGGCGACCGCAAGCGTTTCAAGGGCAAGATTGCCGAGGCGGACGCCGACGGCATATTGCTGGAGCGCGACAAGGCGGCCTATGGCGAAGAGCCGACTGTGCGCGTGCCCTATGATGCGATCGCCGAGGCGCGGCTGGTGCTGACCGACGATCTTATCCGCGAGGCCCTGTCGAAGGACAACAGGGCCCGCAAGGAAGCAAAAAAACGCCGGGGCGAAGCGGAAGATGCCGCCGCCGGCGAAGGAAACGAAACAGAACAGGAAAGTTGA
- a CDS encoding VOC family protein, whose protein sequence is MPVDDPFKHAVLGSGVFYRNPRAALAWLQGAFGFEPSMLVSDGDGRPVHAEMRFGDGYIIIDSEWAEHIASPASVGGKNTQSVYVRLREDLDAHCEKARVAGAEIVEAPIDHFYGERQYRARDPEGHVWTFTQTVRVVPKEEAERMSGLSIQGWHR, encoded by the coding sequence ATGCCGGTCGACGATCCGTTCAAGCATGCGGTCCTCGGATCCGGCGTCTTCTATCGAAATCCACGCGCGGCTCTGGCCTGGCTTCAGGGGGCGTTCGGCTTCGAGCCGAGCATGCTGGTGAGCGACGGCGATGGGCGGCCTGTCCATGCCGAAATGCGGTTCGGCGACGGCTACATCATCATCGATTCCGAATGGGCCGAGCACATTGCCAGCCCCGCCTCGGTCGGCGGCAAGAACACCCAATCGGTCTACGTCCGTTTGAGGGAAGACCTCGACGCCCACTGCGAGAAAGCGCGCGTCGCGGGGGCCGAAATCGTCGAGGCGCCCATCGATCACTTCTACGGCGAACGGCAATACCGGGCCCGCGATCCCGAAGGCCATGTCTGGACCTTCACGCAGACCGTGCGCGTTGTGCCCAAAGAAGAGGCCGAGCGGATGAGTGGTCTCAGCATCCAAGGGTGGCACCGATAG
- the lnt gene encoding apolipoprotein N-acyltransferase yields the protein MQRFAGRIILLWGWRRSLVAFAAGALAVLAQAPYDFFAVCFVSFPVLVWLLDGATGEASDGWLKRLRPAFAIGWWFGFGYFLAGLWWIGQALLVEADSFAWALPFAVVGIPFALAFFYGFAAVAARLFWSSDIGRIAALAFGFSLAEWLRDFLFTGFPWNAVGYAAMPVPLLMQSVSVTGMIGMNALAVFVFSLPALVAARRHLKLGLALFVILVAADVGFGYFRLAAPAEPAARAIDVRIVQPAVDLSEKWDASVRDRIFATLMGISAKAPDEGHARPQLILWPETSVPFLFTERPDALTALGDMLTDGQMLIAGVVREEGGAGTAGSRYYNSVVAINDKGEMVDAVDKVHLVPFGEYLPFEGLFERFGIGQLVAGPMNFAAGNERHPIAVPNGLSAAPFICYEVIFPDLVAVDAASSELIVNVTNDAWFGDTPGPYQHFRQAQIRAVENGLPLLRAANNGISAVVDSRGRIVDALAVDARGAIDAHLPISGHALLSADQRRINGLLIMLLFALMAFTLNVRQRLRVN from the coding sequence ATGCAGCGCTTTGCCGGCCGGATAATTCTGCTGTGGGGATGGCGGCGGTCGCTGGTCGCGTTTGCCGCGGGAGCGCTCGCGGTTCTTGCCCAGGCTCCTTACGATTTCTTCGCCGTCTGCTTCGTCTCGTTTCCGGTGCTTGTCTGGCTGCTCGACGGCGCCACCGGGGAAGCGTCCGACGGCTGGCTCAAGCGCCTGCGGCCGGCCTTCGCCATCGGCTGGTGGTTCGGCTTCGGCTATTTCCTCGCCGGCCTCTGGTGGATCGGCCAGGCGCTTCTGGTCGAAGCCGACAGCTTCGCCTGGGCCTTGCCCTTCGCCGTGGTCGGGATTCCCTTCGCGCTCGCTTTCTTCTACGGCTTTGCGGCGGTCGCGGCGCGGCTTTTCTGGAGCAGCGACATCGGCCGCATCGCCGCGCTCGCCTTCGGCTTCAGCCTTGCCGAATGGCTGCGCGATTTTCTCTTCACCGGCTTTCCCTGGAATGCCGTCGGCTATGCCGCGATGCCGGTGCCGCTCCTGATGCAGAGCGTGTCGGTGACGGGCATGATCGGCATGAACGCGCTCGCGGTCTTCGTCTTTTCCTTGCCGGCGCTTGTCGCCGCGCGCCGGCATCTGAAGCTGGGCCTTGCCTTGTTCGTCATCCTTGTCGCCGCCGATGTCGGCTTCGGCTATTTCAGGCTCGCCGCCCCGGCCGAGCCGGCCGCCCGCGCGATCGACGTTCGCATCGTCCAGCCAGCCGTCGATCTCAGCGAGAAATGGGATGCCTCGGTGCGCGACCGCATCTTCGCCACGCTGATGGGGATATCGGCCAAGGCGCCGGATGAGGGCCATGCCAGGCCGCAACTGATCCTGTGGCCGGAAACGTCGGTGCCGTTCCTGTTCACGGAGCGTCCGGACGCGCTGACGGCCCTCGGCGATATGTTGACCGATGGCCAGATGCTGATCGCCGGCGTGGTGCGCGAGGAGGGCGGCGCGGGGACTGCCGGCAGCCGTTATTACAATTCCGTGGTGGCGATCAACGACAAGGGCGAGATGGTTGATGCCGTCGACAAGGTGCACCTGGTGCCGTTCGGCGAATATCTGCCTTTCGAGGGTCTGTTCGAACGTTTCGGCATCGGACAACTCGTCGCCGGGCCGATGAATTTCGCCGCCGGCAACGAGCGGCATCCGATTGCGGTGCCGAACGGCCTCAGCGCCGCTCCCTTCATCTGCTACGAGGTCATCTTTCCCGACCTTGTAGCGGTTGACGCCGCGTCATCTGAACTTATTGTGAACGTCACGAACGATGCCTGGTTTGGCGATACGCCAGGCCCGTACCAGCACTTCCGGCAGGCGCAGATTCGCGCGGTGGAGAACGGGTTGCCTTTGTTGCGTGCGGCTAACAACGGCATCTCCGCCGTTGTCGATTCGCGGGGGCGCATCGTCGATGCCTTGGCGGTCGACGCGCGCGGCGCCATCGATGCGCATTTGCCGATTTCCGGGCACGCGCTGCTTTCTGCCGACCAGCGGCGCATTAACGGATTGCTGATCATGTTGCTGTTTGCGCTCATGGCCTTCACATTGAATGTAAGGCAGCGGCTACGGGTGAATTGA
- the ybeY gene encoding rRNA maturation RNase YbeY: MAENPETSGETPVDIDIFVEAGDWPAEAELERLVDRAVAAVFAETGASGASELSIVFSDDAHIQTLNAEWRGKDKPTNVLSFPAFSFPKGGALPPMLGDIVLASETVTREAALEDKPLANHITHLVIHGLLHLLGHDHETDAEAEEMEAIERAALARLAIPDPYA, from the coding sequence ATGGCTGAAAATCCGGAAACCAGCGGCGAGACGCCGGTCGACATCGATATTTTCGTCGAGGCCGGCGACTGGCCCGCGGAGGCCGAGCTGGAGCGCCTGGTCGATCGGGCGGTCGCCGCCGTCTTTGCCGAGACCGGCGCAAGTGGCGCCTCCGAGCTCAGCATCGTTTTTTCCGACGATGCCCATATCCAGACCCTCAACGCCGAATGGCGCGGCAAGGACAAACCGACCAACGTCTTGTCTTTCCCTGCCTTTTCCTTCCCGAAGGGCGGTGCACTGCCGCCGATGCTGGGCGACATCGTGCTGGCCTCGGAGACGGTCACGCGCGAGGCCGCCCTGGAAGACAAGCCGCTGGCGAACCATATCACCCATCTCGTCATCCATGGCCTGCTGCATCTTCTTGGCCATGATCACGAGACCGACGCCGAGGCCGAGGAGATGGAAGCGATCGAGCGCGCCGCGCTTGCAAGGCTTGCCATTCCCGATCCCTACGCGTAA